One genomic segment of Alicycliphilus denitrificans K601 includes these proteins:
- a CDS encoding TolC family protein → MPFVWKISRARLRALALTLAWGLAAASAAAQATPAVSPLQALFERAWRSQPEAQALPLRRQAAQAGRDSADAWMPEPAALELQTKNDRIGSRLGAREHTVGVALPLWLPGERARKAALGDAELQAVDSSGLAARLELAARVRESWWNWRRACSDRALAQGQLENARALAADVARRLAAGDMARSDHYQAQAVQAQAEATLAQAQGACDAARAALVVWSDGQPLPPENEALGAEPAPVLQQPQAAAYGHPALADGERQAALARRQAELAAVQTRANPELTLSASSERGMAGDRYQQSVTLGVRLPLGAGVRAQAREAAALAQALELETRVERERARLAAGIRAAQAQASAAAAQEQAMARNAELAGATRGFVAKAFALGEADWPTRLRAEQDAVQAERQALRARIDAAAAVSALRQALGLLPQ, encoded by the coding sequence ATGCCATTTGTCTGGAAGATTTCCCGGGCCCGCTTGCGGGCCCTCGCACTAACCTTGGCCTGGGGGCTGGCGGCGGCGTCCGCCGCCGCCCAGGCAACCCCGGCCGTCTCCCCGCTGCAGGCCCTGTTTGAGCGGGCCTGGCGGAGCCAGCCCGAGGCGCAGGCGCTGCCGCTGCGCCGCCAGGCCGCGCAGGCCGGGCGCGACAGCGCCGACGCCTGGATGCCCGAGCCCGCGGCGCTGGAGCTGCAGACCAAGAACGACCGCATCGGCAGCCGCCTGGGTGCGCGCGAGCACACTGTGGGCGTGGCCCTGCCGCTGTGGCTGCCCGGCGAGCGCGCGCGCAAGGCGGCGCTGGGCGACGCAGAGCTGCAGGCCGTGGACAGCAGCGGCTTGGCCGCGCGGCTGGAACTGGCCGCGCGCGTGCGCGAATCCTGGTGGAACTGGCGGCGCGCTTGCAGCGACCGGGCGCTGGCCCAGGGGCAGTTGGAGAATGCGCGCGCCCTGGCCGCCGATGTGGCACGCCGCCTGGCGGCGGGCGACATGGCACGCTCCGACCATTACCAGGCCCAGGCCGTCCAGGCACAGGCTGAGGCCACGCTGGCCCAGGCGCAAGGCGCGTGCGACGCCGCCCGGGCGGCGCTGGTCGTCTGGAGCGATGGCCAGCCTCTGCCGCCCGAGAACGAAGCCCTGGGCGCGGAGCCCGCTCCCGTCCTCCAACAGCCCCAGGCCGCCGCGTACGGCCATCCGGCCCTGGCCGATGGCGAGCGCCAGGCCGCGCTGGCGCGCCGCCAGGCCGAACTGGCGGCCGTGCAGACGCGCGCCAACCCCGAGCTGACGCTGTCGGCATCGAGCGAACGCGGTATGGCCGGCGATCGCTACCAGCAGTCCGTCACGCTGGGCGTGCGCCTGCCGCTGGGCGCGGGCGTGCGCGCTCAGGCCCGAGAGGCCGCTGCTCTGGCCCAGGCGCTGGAGCTCGAGACCCGCGTGGAGCGCGAGCGCGCGCGCCTGGCCGCCGGCATCCGCGCCGCCCAGGCGCAGGCCAGCGCGGCCGCCGCGCAGGAGCAGGCCATGGCGCGCAATGCCGAGCTGGCCGGCGCCACGCGCGGCTTCGTCGCCAAGGCCTTTGCGCTGGGCGAGGCCGACTGGCCCACGCGGCTGCGCGCCGAGCAGGACGCCGTGCAGGCCGAACGCCAGGCGCTGCGCGCGCGCATCGACGCCGCTGCCGCCGTGTCCGCCCTGCGCCAGGCGCTGGGGCTGCTGCCGCAATGA